The Victivallis sp. Marseille-Q1083 DNA window CGGCCGGCAATCCGGAAGATTTCCTGCAGGTTGTCGCGTTTCAGTTCGCCGTCGGCAAAGATGTAACTGGTCAAAATTACCTGGGACGCCCCGCGGTCCAGCCATTCGGCCGCGTTGCCGGCGCGGATGCCGCCGCCGACCTGCAAATGACCCGGCCAGGCGTCCAGCGCACGGCGGGCCGCCTCTTCGTTGCCGGCCCCGAGCATGATGATGTGACCGCCATCCAATTGGTCGCGCCGGTACAATTCGGCGTAAAAGGCGCTGTCGTGTCCGGACTCGAAGTTGGTAGTCAGGCTGCTGTCGTCATCGGTCAGGGTGGAACCGACGATTTGTTTGACTTTGCCGCCGTGTAAATCGATACATGGTCTGAATTGCATGTGGTTATCCCGCTGTTAAAAAAAACTTCGTAAAATATACCCCGTTTCCCGGCAAAAAGAAAATGAATCTCCGGAAAAAATCACTGCCGGCAACAATGAGGAACGAAGAAAATCCCCAAAACGGGCGTATCCTCCCAACATCGCTGCACGATCCCATCCGAAGCGCCCTCTGAAACCGGAATGGTAAAATTCCCCGTTAGGACAACACCTTGGTCATCCAGGTGATTTCCAGCGCGACGTCTTCCGGCGGTTGGACGGCATCAACCGTGAAGCCGAAGTGCCGATAAAATTCCAGCCCCGTCCGGCTGCTTGGCACCTGCAATTGCCGGAGTTTTCGCTGTCTGGCCGTATCGACCAGGAAATGCAGCAGTTGTCTGCCCAGCCCTTTGCCGTGCAGCTCCGGCCGGACGAAGAAATTGGAAAGGCAGATTCTGGGGTGGCCCTGGCGGCCGAAATCCACCAGCGAACCGGTGCTGCCGAGGTGGCCGGCGATGTTGCCGGCCACATACATCTCCCGCCAGGAGAATTCCTGCCGCAATCGGTCGGCGCTGGAATGTTGTTTGCAGAACTCCCGTACCGGCAACGAGTGTTCCGGCATCGCCCGGTCGAAATTGTCCGCGATGATTGCGGCGATTTCTTCGATGTCCTCCAGGGTGGCGCGGCGAATTTTATACATAGTGACCTCCAATTGTTTCCCCGAAAAGTTGCCTTCCTTCGGCCCCGGGCCTCGGAACTTTGGGCATTCGCCCCAAGCAGAGGGTACTTTTCGGAGGCCCCGGCTCTGCGGCATTCCGTTCGGCTTCGCCGTACTCATGCCTTCAAGTGGGCGTTGACGTTCAGACCTCTGAAAATGAAAAAGCGTAAAAGAAGAATTGCCATCTCCTTTTACGCTTTGAATTTTTCAAGGCGGCGGAGAAATTGGCAATTCCTCCGCCATCGTTTCCGATTACATCAGATTGCCGAGGTTCTTGAAGAATTCCATGCGGCGTTTGGCATCGGCTTCCGCCTCCGCGTATACCTCATCGGCTTCGGTCGGGGCGACCTTCTGCAGCGATGCATAACGGCGTTCGCTCTTGATGAAGTCCATGAAGCTCTGAGTTGCCTCCTTGGTTTCCCAGGTGAACGGTTTTTCCGCATTGTTCGGGTTGAACCGGTAGAGCGGCCAGTAGCCGGCGTCCACGGCGCGTTTCTCTTCGACCTGGCTCATCCGCATGTCGCCCTTGATCCCGTGGGCGATGCACGGCGCGTAGGCCAGAATGATCGACGGACCCTGGTGCGCTTCCGCTTCCTGGATCGCCTTCAGCGTCTGCTGGCGGTTGGCGCCCATCGCGATGGAGGCGACGTAGACGTTGCCGTAGCTCATGCACATGAATCCGAGATTTTTCTTGGTCAGCCGTTTGCCGGCGGCGGCGAACAACGCCACCGCGCCGATCGGCGTGGATTTCGAAGCCTGGCCGCCGGTGTTGGAATACACTTCGGTGTCCAGCACCAGGATGTTGACGTTGCGGTCCTGGGCGACGACGTGATCGAGGCCGCCGAAACCGATGTCATAGGCCCAGCCGTCGCCGCCGAGAATCCAGACGGATTTGTCGACGAAGTAATCTTTGAGCTCGAACATCTTGGACAGGACGTCCCTGAGTTCGCCTTCGCTCTTTTCGATCGCCTTCGGCAGGATTTCACCGATCTTGTTCTGGAGGGCGATGGCATCGGCATCGGTCTTGTCGAAATTGGCGGCGGCCGTTTCCAGCATACCTTTGAATTCGTCGCAGCAGACGCCGAGTTCAAGCGCCCGCTTGACCAGCGACATCAACTGTTTGCGGTTGGTGTCGACGGCGATGCGCATACCGAAGCCGTATTCGGCGTTGTCTTCAAAGAGCGAATTCGCCCAGGCCGGACCGCGGCCGGACTTGTCTTTGCAGTACGGCAGCGACGGGAACGAACCGCCGTAGATCGACGAACAGCCGGTGGCGTTCGCGACGATCATCCGGTTGCCGAACAACTGGGAAACCAGCTTGACGTACGGCGTTTCACCGCAACCGGCGCAGGCGCCGCTGAATTCGAAATACGGCATCAGGAACTGCGACCCCTTGACCGTATCGATCGAAGCGCCTTCGGTCAGATTGTCCGGCAGTTGCTCGAAGAATTCGGCATTTTCGTCCTGGCCGGCCTTGCGGGCATCCGGCAGATGAACGAAGCTCAACGCCTTTTCCTTGGCCGGGCAGGTTTCGATACAGACGCCGCAGCCGGTGCAGTCTTCGCAATAAACTTGAATGCGATACTGCAAATTGGAGCTGTTCTTGGTCTTGGACGGCACCGTTTCGAAGGTCGCCGGCTTGCCGGCCAGGTCTTCCGGCCGGATCTGCTTGGCGCGGATCACGGCGTGCGGACAGGCCATGACGCACTGGTTGCACTGGATGCACTTCGAAGAATCCCACTGCGGGACCATCGGCGCGATACCGCGTTTTTCCAGCTTGCTGGTCGCCGTCGGCATCGAACCGTCGTAGGACATCGCCGAAACCGGAATGGCGTCGCCCTGCTGGTGGATAATCGGCTTCATCAGCGTGTTGGCGAAAACGCCGGCGGCTTCGCTGATCAGGACCGGAGCCTTGTAGGATTCGGTAATCGCTTCCACCGTCGCCGGCACCGGCACTTTTTCCAGGTTGGCCAGCGCGTTGTCGACGCACTTGATATTCTTGGCAACGACTTCGTCGCCTTTTTTCTTGAAGGTCTTTTCGATCGCTTTCTTGATATAGCCGATCGCTTCATCCTGCGGGATGATGTTGGCCAGCGCGAAGAAACAGACCTGCATGACCGTGTTGATCCGGGCGCCGAGGCCGGCCGCCATCGAAATCTTCAACGCATCGATCGTATAGACTTTGATCTGCTTCCTGATGATGGTTTCCTGCATGTCGCGGGTGAAGCTG harbors:
- a CDS encoding GNAT family N-acetyltransferase is translated as MYKIRRATLEDIEEIAAIIADNFDRAMPEHSLPVREFCKQHSSADRLRQEFSWREMYVAGNIAGHLGSTGSLVDFGRQGHPRICLSNFFVRPELHGKGLGRQLLHFLVDTARQRKLRQLQVPSSRTGLEFYRHFGFTVDAVQPPEDVALEITWMTKVLS
- the nifJ gene encoding pyruvate:ferredoxin (flavodoxin) oxidoreductase encodes the protein MGKKMQTIDGNYAAAYVAYAFSEVAAIYPITPSSTMGEYADQWASMGQKNMFGEKVEVVEMQSEAGAAGAVHGSLSAGALTTTFTASQGLLLMIPNMYKIAGEMLPTVFHVSARALAAQSLSIFGDHSDVMSCRSTGFAMTSAASIQETHDLAIVAHLSALHSEIPFLSFFDGFRTSHEIQKIELLDYADMKSLLDMKDVERFRNRALRPEAPYAKMAAQNPDVYFQGRETTNRQYADLPATVQHYMDELAKVTGRQLHLFDYVGAADAENIIIAMGSGCETIEETIDYLNARGGKYGLLKVRLYRPFSVDYFLKALPKSVKRIAVLDRLKEPGSLAEPLFLDVQSALAGSDIKVIGGRYGLASKEFTPSMVNAVYQHLAGKCTHNFTVGINDDVTHLSLPITEEIISEPTDATSCMFWGLGADGTVGSNKNSIKIIGDNTNKYVQAYFQYDSKKSGGITISNLRFGNSPIKSEYAVTSPNFVACHNAAYIGRYDMLSGIKEGGTFLLNSELPADKVFASFTRDMQETIIRKQIKVYTIDALKISMAAGLGARINTVMQVCFFALANIIPQDEAIGYIKKAIEKTFKKKGDEVVAKNIKCVDNALANLEKVPVPATVEAITESYKAPVLISEAAGVFANTLMKPIIHQQGDAIPVSAMSYDGSMPTATSKLEKRGIAPMVPQWDSSKCIQCNQCVMACPHAVIRAKQIRPEDLAGKPATFETVPSKTKNSSNLQYRIQVYCEDCTGCGVCIETCPAKEKALSFVHLPDARKAGQDENAEFFEQLPDNLTEGASIDTVKGSQFLMPYFEFSGACAGCGETPYVKLVSQLFGNRMIVANATGCSSIYGGSFPSLPYCKDKSGRGPAWANSLFEDNAEYGFGMRIAVDTNRKQLMSLVKRALELGVCCDEFKGMLETAAANFDKTDADAIALQNKIGEILPKAIEKSEGELRDVLSKMFELKDYFVDKSVWILGGDGWAYDIGFGGLDHVVAQDRNVNILVLDTEVYSNTGGQASKSTPIGAVALFAAAGKRLTKKNLGFMCMSYGNVYVASIAMGANRQQTLKAIQEAEAHQGPSIILAYAPCIAHGIKGDMRMSQVEEKRAVDAGYWPLYRFNPNNAEKPFTWETKEATQSFMDFIKSERRYASLQKVAPTEADEVYAEAEADAKRRMEFFKNLGNLM